From the genome of Scytonema hofmannii PCC 7110, one region includes:
- a CDS encoding NAD(P)H-quinone oxidoreductase subunit M, translated as MDNSMLVKSTTRHIKIFAGEIDPEGELVPSSQVLTLDVDPDNEFNWNEDALQRVYRKFDELVEAYSGADLTDYNLRRIGSDLEHFVRGLLQKGEISYSLTGRVVNYSMGLPQVVTD; from the coding sequence ATGGACAATTCAATGCTAGTTAAGTCCACAACTCGGCACATCAAGATTTTTGCTGGTGAGATAGATCCGGAAGGGGAACTGGTTCCCAGTAGTCAGGTTTTAACCCTAGATGTTGACCCAGATAATGAATTTAATTGGAACGAAGATGCTCTTCAAAGAGTTTATCGGAAATTTGATGAATTGGTAGAAGCATATAGCGGTGCAGATCTGACGGACTACAACCTACGTCGCATTGGTTCGGATTTGGAACATTTTGTGCGAGGTCTTCTCCAGAAAGGCGAAATCAGCTACAGTCTCACCGGACGTGTTGTTAACTACAGCATGGGTCTTCCTCAAGTTGTAACTGACTAG
- a CDS encoding esterase-like activity of phytase family protein: MSKILRFVTVLLILQPVWIFVVSLNSSVNAAELIGRAVLSADTFAPGPTTGLFKKTNRTTPFINAQPVQGFSGAIALAKQGTYLVISDNGFGAKANSPDYVLRIYAVEPDFATGKVFPVNVQTGERLQSFNRQSFIELNDRNRKVNFSIVADLTSYPNSTNSVSKVIKDNRLLTGGDFDTESFRQLNDGTYWIGDEFGPFLLHVGKDGALLDSPVPLPMLLKNDKLNYVKSPDHPDFANISDDKARVAAANLPGSKGFEGLALNSSGTKLYAMLEGALVQEPQKKRLLICEFDLASKQYSGRIFPYLMEDDRHAIGDLTAINDQEFIVIERDNNQGDPNNPAFKTPAKFKRLYKINITKTNKEGFVEKELLVDLLKIRDPKGIGGQYTVNGVFAFPFVTIETILPVNNTTLLVVNDNNYADTRGRNPKQIDNTEFILIKIDPVNF; encoded by the coding sequence ATGTCCAAAATTCTCAGATTTGTGACTGTCCTGTTAATATTGCAGCCTGTATGGATATTTGTTGTTTCGCTTAACTCCTCGGTGAATGCGGCTGAACTTATCGGACGTGCTGTTTTAAGTGCTGATACTTTTGCCCCTGGACCAACTACGGGTCTTTTCAAGAAAACAAACCGCACGACTCCTTTTATCAACGCACAACCAGTACAGGGTTTTTCTGGTGCGATCGCTCTTGCCAAACAAGGTACATATCTGGTCATTTCAGATAACGGTTTTGGAGCAAAAGCGAATTCCCCCGACTACGTGTTGCGTATTTACGCAGTGGAACCGGATTTCGCGACAGGTAAAGTTTTTCCCGTCAATGTACAAACTGGTGAAAGACTTCAAAGCTTTAATCGTCAGAGTTTTATAGAATTAAATGACAGAAACAGAAAAGTTAACTTCTCTATTGTTGCCGATTTAACTTCTTATCCAAATAGTACAAATTCAGTCAGCAAGGTTATCAAAGATAATCGCTTACTGACTGGAGGTGATTTTGATACTGAATCTTTCCGTCAGCTTAACGATGGGACTTACTGGATTGGGGATGAGTTCGGTCCGTTTTTGCTACACGTGGGAAAAGATGGAGCACTTTTAGATTCGCCAGTTCCTTTGCCCATGCTTTTGAAAAATGATAAGTTAAATTATGTAAAATCTCCAGACCATCCCGATTTTGCTAATATATCAGATGATAAAGCAAGAGTAGCCGCCGCTAACCTTCCCGGTTCTAAAGGGTTTGAAGGCTTGGCACTAAACAGTAGCGGTACAAAACTTTATGCGATGCTAGAAGGGGCATTAGTGCAAGAGCCGCAAAAAAAACGCCTGTTAATATGTGAATTCGATCTAGCTAGCAAACAGTATTCTGGGAGAATTTTTCCATATCTTATGGAAGATGACCGTCACGCCATAGGAGATCTGACAGCTATCAACGATCAGGAGTTCATTGTTATAGAACGGGATAACAACCAAGGAGATCCTAACAACCCAGCATTTAAAACACCTGCCAAGTTCAAACGCCTCTACAAAATCAATATTACGAAGACGAATAAAGAAGGTTTTGTAGAGAAAGAGTTATTGGTAGATTTATTAAAAATTCGAGACCCTAAAGGAATCGGCGGTCAATACACTGTCAACGGTGTGTTTGCTTTTCCTTTTGTGACTATCGAGACTATACTGCCTGTAAATAACACAACATTATTAGTTGTTAATGACAATAATTATGCTGATACCAGGGGTCGGAATCCCAAACAGATAGATAACACAGAATTTATTTTAATCAAGATCGATCCTGTTAATTTTTGA
- a CDS encoding single-stranded-DNA-specific exonuclease RecJ — protein sequence MPTPQQQWILAQTEQPPESFIQAVKQYAPALGGHFAAQLLWQRGIQNEAKLAAFVSPQAYQSASPFEFEQEMYLAVQRLQQAWEDKEQVAIWGDFDADGITSTAVLWDGLGQFFPQNERLIYYIPNRLTESHGLNCQGIDKLAKQRFQLIVTCDTGSTNIQEIIYAKQLGIDIIVTDHHTLPAERPSVTAIINPRYLPNTHPLFHLSGVAVAYKLVEALYQTLPSVPQTSSLEDLLDLVAVGLIADLVQLSGDCRYLAQLGIQRLQEDFKKTPEMRRRPGVGRLLELCQKNGDRPTDISFGLGPRINAVSRIQGDASFCVELLTSRDHKRVSELAEMTELANARRKSLQKDVTQQVEQKLARMDLSTTSVIVLEDPQWAVGVLGLVAGQVAQDTGRPTILLSTEMVSQGEREGNSLTPSLPHSLTPSPLLARGSARSVNSIDLYQLVKEQAHLLYRFGGHPYAAGLSLPVENILLFTEAINQQLRRSLAGTNLTPTIQADIAVTVADLGKELFLELKLLEPCGMGNPVPKLLIQNCWFENAWHRNQQDSRGKKVQYIKAEFDIRDDSTKNPFPGVWWGHYKDELPLGRCDCIAELDYNTFKKRYEIRIVAVRSLQESAFSQRSALILDWRNTPPSPPPPLSPSSPPLLIEKCPTSWDDLRAWLKRSLYNQQPLALAWSKPKNKPPEQIWLTLVGLAKYLSRTHQPVTRIQLLDKLGIGDHALLLGLRGLKHLGFRITRQDRALIFTQHSNIESTLAEAAIAQFLVALREEQFQQQYFADVPLSTVEAIASSS from the coding sequence ATGCCAACACCACAACAGCAATGGATTCTTGCACAAACTGAACAACCGCCAGAATCCTTCATTCAGGCGGTGAAACAATACGCGCCTGCTTTGGGAGGACACTTTGCAGCGCAGTTGTTATGGCAAAGAGGAATACAAAATGAGGCAAAATTAGCTGCTTTTGTCAGTCCTCAAGCTTATCAATCGGCAAGTCCTTTTGAGTTTGAGCAAGAAATGTACTTGGCTGTACAACGGTTACAGCAAGCATGGGAAGATAAAGAACAAGTTGCTATTTGGGGTGACTTTGACGCTGACGGTATTACCTCCACTGCTGTCTTATGGGATGGATTGGGACAATTTTTTCCTCAAAACGAACGGTTAATTTACTACATTCCCAATCGTCTTACTGAATCCCACGGATTGAACTGTCAAGGAATTGATAAACTAGCGAAGCAAAGGTTTCAGTTAATTGTAACTTGCGACACTGGTAGTACCAATATCCAAGAAATTATTTATGCAAAACAGTTAGGTATAGATATTATTGTTACCGACCACCACACTTTACCAGCAGAACGTCCATCGGTAACAGCGATTATTAACCCACGATATTTACCAAACACTCACCCACTGTTTCATCTTTCTGGCGTAGCTGTAGCTTATAAGTTGGTGGAAGCTCTTTATCAAACTTTGCCAAGTGTTCCACAAACGTCTTCACTGGAAGATTTACTCGATTTAGTAGCCGTTGGGCTAATTGCGGATTTAGTTCAGTTGAGTGGAGATTGTCGCTACTTAGCACAATTGGGAATTCAGCGACTGCAAGAAGATTTTAAGAAAACACCGGAAATGCGCCGCCGTCCTGGAGTGGGACGCTTGTTAGAATTGTGTCAAAAAAATGGCGATCGCCCCACAGATATTTCCTTTGGGCTAGGTCCGCGAATCAATGCCGTGAGTCGCATTCAAGGAGATGCCAGCTTTTGCGTGGAATTACTGACAAGTCGAGACCACAAAAGAGTCAGCGAACTTGCGGAGATGACAGAACTCGCTAACGCCCGTCGCAAATCTTTACAAAAAGATGTTACCCAGCAAGTAGAGCAAAAGCTAGCCAGAATGGACTTATCAACCACTAGCGTTATTGTGCTGGAAGACCCCCAATGGGCTGTAGGTGTTTTGGGATTAGTAGCCGGACAAGTCGCGCAGGACACAGGGCGACCGACTATTCTTTTGAGTACAGAGATGGTAAGTCAAGGAGAGAGGGAGGGAAATTCCCTCACTCCCTCACTCCCTCACTCCCTCACTCCCTCCCCTCTTCTCGCTCGTGGATCTGCCCGTTCGGTTAATTCAATCGATTTGTACCAACTCGTCAAAGAGCAGGCACATCTTTTATATCGCTTTGGAGGACATCCTTATGCAGCCGGATTAAGTCTTCCAGTAGAGAATATTCTTTTATTTACAGAAGCAATCAACCAACAGTTACGGCGATCTTTGGCAGGTACAAACCTCACACCAACTATACAAGCCGACATAGCGGTGACAGTAGCAGATTTGGGAAAAGAATTATTTTTAGAACTGAAACTGCTAGAACCCTGTGGAATGGGAAATCCGGTACCAAAACTATTGATTCAAAACTGTTGGTTCGAGAACGCTTGGCATCGCAATCAGCAAGATTCGCGAGGAAAAAAGGTACAGTATATCAAAGCCGAGTTTGACATTCGAGATGATTCCACAAAAAACCCTTTTCCTGGAGTGTGGTGGGGACATTATAAGGATGAACTACCTCTAGGAAGGTGTGACTGCATAGCCGAACTCGACTACAACACCTTTAAAAAACGTTACGAAATCAGAATTGTAGCAGTACGTTCTTTACAGGAATCAGCTTTTAGCCAGCGATCGGCACTTATACTCGATTGGCGTAACACCCCTCCTTCCCCCCCTCCCCCCCTCTCCCCCTCATCCCCTCCCCTCCTTATCGAAAAATGTCCCACCAGTTGGGACGATTTACGAGCCTGGTTGAAACGTTCCCTTTACAATCAACAACCACTAGCACTTGCTTGGAGCAAACCCAAGAACAAACCACCAGAACAAATTTGGTTAACTCTAGTAGGGCTTGCCAAATACCTCAGCCGTACACATCAGCCAGTCACTCGCATTCAGTTATTAGACAAACTTGGTATAGGTGACCACGCATTACTGTTAGGGTTAAGAGGTTTAAAACACTTAGGTTTTAGAATCACGCGCCAAGACCGTGCTTTAATTTTTACTCAACACTCAAACATTGAATCAACCCTTGCAGAGGCAGCCATTGCCCAATTTTTAGTCGCTCTCAGAGAAGAACAATTTCAGCAACAGTATTTTGCAGATGTGCCTTTATCTACCGTTGAAGCGATCGCTAGCAGTAGTTAG
- a CDS encoding response regulator transcription factor — MAGQLLLVDDEPGLREAVKDYLQESGFSVQVASNAREGWELVQQNLPDLVISDIMMPQVDGYQFLKQLRDDPRFRSLPVIFLTAKGMTTDRIQGYQAGVDAYLPKPFDPDELVAIVENLLERRSSRTPTPTEEGEAPNITELANQIAQIKALLTQKNAISQSPAPFAIDLTPREQSVLNLVAEGLMNKEIARRLETSVRNVEKYVSRLFSKTGTNSRTELVRFALEHGLAK, encoded by the coding sequence ATGGCAGGACAATTGTTACTGGTAGATGATGAGCCGGGATTGCGTGAAGCAGTGAAAGATTATTTGCAAGAGAGCGGTTTCAGCGTTCAGGTTGCCAGTAACGCCCGAGAGGGGTGGGAGTTAGTGCAACAGAACCTACCAGATTTGGTCATCTCAGACATTATGATGCCACAGGTGGATGGCTACCAATTCCTCAAGCAACTGCGGGATGACCCTCGTTTTCGGTCACTCCCCGTGATATTTCTGACTGCAAAAGGAATGACGACTGACCGCATTCAAGGTTACCAGGCGGGTGTTGATGCCTATCTGCCAAAACCTTTCGATCCTGACGAATTAGTTGCTATTGTAGAGAACTTACTGGAACGCCGTTCCTCTCGTACTCCCACACCGACTGAAGAGGGCGAAGCACCCAATATTACAGAACTGGCTAATCAGATTGCCCAAATTAAAGCTTTGTTAACTCAAAAAAATGCCATTTCTCAATCGCCAGCACCTTTTGCTATTGACTTAACTCCTAGAGAACAAAGCGTTCTCAACCTAGTAGCTGAGGGGCTAATGAATAAAGAAATTGCTCGGCGCTTGGAAACTAGCGTCCGAAATGTAGAAAAGTATGTTAGCCGTTTGTTTAGTAAGACTGGAACTAACAGTCGCACAGAGTTGGTTCGTTTTGCTTTAGAACACGGTTTGGCAAAGTGA
- a CDS encoding Npun_R1517 family heterocyst differentiation transcriptional regulator: MNSKALPRQVNSIDVGVYECEIHLKFRLIEEKSLLGDRDQLLQVLLDALTEGSDDFLETLQASVKAQEVSELKASPQMRRQLMRLRNAADVTQ; the protein is encoded by the coding sequence ATGAACTCCAAAGCATTACCACGCCAAGTCAATAGCATCGACGTAGGTGTTTATGAGTGTGAAATACATCTCAAATTTAGGTTGATTGAGGAAAAAAGTCTTTTAGGCGATCGCGATCAGCTTTTACAAGTACTGCTAGACGCTTTAACTGAAGGTTCTGACGACTTTTTAGAAACGTTACAAGCTTCTGTAAAGGCGCAGGAAGTCTCCGAATTAAAAGCTTCTCCACAAATGAGACGTCAGCTTATGCGTTTACGCAATGCGGCTGACGTCACTCAGTAG
- a CDS encoding PP2C family protein-serine/threonine phosphatase, with protein MENDAAMLCPNESCQTPNSLTSKFCQKCCTLLPKRYLWAAADGVSVAQPKELLADRYLVISKSVLLDTKPGNPPQTPDVESLPAVRPYLRLFPYRLYLPQVYGVLQLEGTASREILLLEKPPLCTNDTADLYVQLESELTTAWQAATSMRQLNWLWQIAHLWQPLASEGVASSLLTPFVLRAEGPLVRLLELRYDKKNPSLAELGEFWQQQLGEKTKPAIAEYVKDVCRSLIAQEIKSGEQLVAVLDKGLAEVGKWQKPTIKISTKSDIGPNRPRNEDACYPPSGTVVSKPPQQTAIAIVCDGIGGHEGGSVASNLAIETIHQQMHDLVNIPPDHISPASLLEDLERAAAVANDKISQRNDSEHRQGRQRMGTTLVMALPVAHEMYIAHVGDSRAYWITRAGCYQVTLDDDVASREVRLGYATYRDAVQQGASGSLVQALGMSASSSLHPTSQRFILDEDSVFLLCSDGLSDFDRVEQYWETEILPILERNLDIASATGKLVEIANNQNGHDNVTIALVHCQVQYSEPQSAIKPASVDLSTIGVNNRPTVLPQERDHNQKTEVATAEQHPKFNISPHLIVLPILLSVAALLGLLAWQQNWFSLLAGKVNIPNSGDISPPFPDLSNSPLGEDAKVIMTNRQESFKTITSSESNINLPSGSILLEIPPRLATANNPANQASDDVYLKVCSVGGTPNRSNSSERADNDLVVNSPSPLPKNQLLKGQTVKIDASKYKDLNFPQATQTQRKQCQPQSSKPKTSPEGDSSGETEAPVPTASTQPKPTTGAKNSSEQ; from the coding sequence ATGGAAAATGACGCGGCAATGCTCTGCCCAAATGAATCCTGTCAGACTCCAAACTCCCTGACATCAAAGTTCTGCCAAAAATGCTGTACACTTTTGCCCAAGCGCTATCTTTGGGCAGCAGCAGATGGTGTAAGCGTGGCTCAGCCAAAAGAGTTATTAGCCGATCGCTATTTAGTCATCAGCAAATCTGTTCTTTTAGATACTAAGCCTGGGAACCCGCCTCAAACACCAGATGTAGAAAGTTTGCCAGCAGTTAGACCATACCTAAGGTTATTTCCCTATCGGTTGTATCTACCGCAAGTGTATGGAGTATTACAACTAGAAGGAACGGCAAGCAGAGAAATCTTACTGCTAGAAAAACCACCACTCTGTACCAACGATACAGCCGACTTGTATGTTCAATTAGAAAGTGAGCTAACCACGGCTTGGCAAGCAGCAACCTCAATGCGCCAACTGAATTGGTTGTGGCAAATAGCTCATTTATGGCAACCTTTAGCGAGTGAGGGCGTAGCTTCAAGTTTATTGACCCCATTTGTGCTGAGAGCAGAAGGTCCGTTGGTGCGGTTGCTGGAACTGCGCTATGACAAAAAAAACCCCAGTTTGGCAGAATTGGGGGAATTTTGGCAGCAGCAATTAGGGGAAAAGACCAAACCGGCGATCGCGGAATATGTCAAGGACGTGTGTCGTTCTTTAATAGCTCAAGAGATTAAATCGGGAGAGCAACTCGTTGCAGTTTTAGACAAAGGGCTAGCAGAAGTTGGCAAGTGGCAAAAACCCACAATCAAAATTTCTACGAAAAGCGACATCGGACCCAATCGTCCGCGAAACGAAGATGCTTGCTACCCGCCTAGTGGAACTGTTGTCAGCAAACCACCACAACAAACAGCAATAGCGATCGTTTGCGATGGGATTGGCGGACACGAGGGAGGAAGTGTAGCGTCAAATTTGGCAATTGAAACAATCCACCAGCAGATGCACGATCTGGTCAACATTCCTCCCGACCACATCAGCCCTGCAAGTCTTCTAGAGGACTTAGAACGAGCCGCCGCCGTTGCCAACGACAAAATTAGCCAACGCAATGACAGCGAACACCGACAGGGACGTCAGCGCATGGGTACAACCCTAGTGATGGCATTGCCTGTTGCTCACGAAATGTACATTGCTCACGTTGGTGACAGCCGCGCTTATTGGATTACGCGAGCCGGTTGCTACCAGGTAACACTAGACGATGATGTTGCTTCGCGAGAAGTGCGGTTGGGCTATGCTACATACCGGGATGCCGTGCAACAGGGAGCATCTGGCTCATTGGTACAAGCTTTAGGCATGAGTGCCAGCAGTTCGTTACATCCAACTTCCCAGAGGTTTATCCTTGACGAAGATAGCGTTTTCTTATTGTGTTCGGATGGTTTGAGCGATTTTGACCGTGTAGAACAGTACTGGGAAACAGAAATTTTACCAATTTTAGAGAGAAATTTGGATATAGCCAGTGCTACAGGTAAATTAGTGGAAATCGCCAACAATCAAAATGGACATGATAATGTCACGATCGCTTTAGTCCACTGTCAAGTTCAATACTCAGAGCCGCAATCAGCGATCAAACCGGCGAGCGTGGATCTTTCTACTATAGGAGTCAACAATCGCCCCACTGTATTGCCACAAGAGCGCGACCACAATCAGAAAACTGAAGTAGCTACTGCCGAGCAGCATCCTAAATTCAATATTTCGCCACATCTGATAGTTCTTCCAATACTATTGTCGGTAGCTGCGTTATTAGGATTACTGGCATGGCAGCAAAATTGGTTTTCTCTTCTTGCGGGAAAAGTAAACATACCAAATTCTGGTGACATCTCACCACCATTCCCCGATCTTTCCAACAGCCCCTTAGGTGAGGATGCAAAAGTTATTATGACCAACCGCCAAGAGTCTTTCAAAACAATTACATCATCAGAGAGTAATATTAATCTTCCCTCAGGCAGTATTTTGCTAGAAATTCCGCCACGATTGGCAACAGCCAATAATCCAGCCAATCAAGCTTCGGATGACGTTTATCTTAAAGTTTGCTCTGTTGGCGGAACACCAAATCGGTCAAATTCCTCGGAAAGAGCGGATAACGATTTAGTGGTGAACTCCCCATCACCGCTTCCAAAAAACCAACTTTTGAAAGGGCAAACAGTCAAAATTGATGCCTCCAAATATAAAGATTTAAATTTTCCCCAAGCAACACAAACTCAACGGAAACAATGTCAGCCACAGTCATCCAAACCAAAAACGTCACCTGAAGGAGATTCATCTGGTGAAACGGAAGCTCCTGTACCTACGGCTTCCACTCAACCAAAACCAACTACAGGTGCGAAGAATTCATCAGAACAGTAG
- a CDS encoding glycosyltransferase — protein MTKVNTATTNSFLPKASVIIPIYNGEADLPELISNLVDQTYPKEKVEYLLVDNNSSDRTTSLLQAAADNSPITIRPLSETKIQSSYAARNAGIRAATGEILAFTDADCRPQSGWLELLIAPFVNPDVAIVAGEVLALHGTTLLEQHADRQDTLSQKHTLAHPFYPYGQTANLAIRREAFEKIGLFRPYLTTGGDADICWRILQHNMGRLEFAPEAIVKHRHRVTLKELESQWRRYGRSNRYLHELHGVELMRDMKPAEYFYRIGRWVFKELPRDTIKALVGKASLVDMLGTPIGLFTAKARAAGQKHARLPENAKTIEWL, from the coding sequence ATGACAAAAGTTAACACAGCAACCACTAACTCTTTTTTACCAAAAGCTTCAGTAATTATACCTATTTATAACGGGGAAGCGGATTTACCAGAGTTAATATCAAATCTAGTAGATCAAACTTACCCAAAGGAGAAAGTAGAATATTTATTGGTAGATAACAACAGTAGCGATCGCACGACCAGTCTACTGCAAGCTGCTGCTGACAATAGTCCAATTACAATTCGTCCTTTAAGCGAAACTAAAATTCAAAGTTCTTACGCGGCTCGTAACGCTGGTATTCGCGCTGCGACTGGTGAGATACTGGCTTTTACTGATGCTGATTGTCGTCCGCAATCGGGTTGGTTGGAGTTACTCATTGCACCTTTTGTGAATCCAGATGTAGCGATCGTTGCTGGTGAAGTCTTGGCGCTGCACGGAACAACATTACTAGAACAACACGCAGACCGTCAAGACACCTTATCGCAGAAACACACCCTTGCTCATCCTTTTTATCCCTACGGTCAAACTGCGAACTTGGCAATTCGACGGGAAGCTTTTGAAAAAATAGGTTTATTTCGTCCTTATCTGACGACTGGTGGAGATGCAGACATTTGTTGGCGTATCTTACAGCACAATATGGGACGTTTGGAATTTGCTCCCGAAGCAATTGTCAAACATCGTCACCGCGTAACATTGAAAGAACTGGAAAGTCAATGGCGACGCTACGGGCGTTCAAACCGCTATTTACACGAATTGCATGGCGTGGAGTTAATGAGGGATATGAAGCCCGCAGAATATTTTTATCGAATAGGACGCTGGGTATTCAAGGAACTGCCAAGAGACACCATAAAAGCTTTGGTAGGTAAAGCTAGCCTTGTGGATATGTTGGGGACTCCTATTGGGTTATTTACGGCTAAAGCACGTGCAGCTGGACAAAAACATGCCCGGTTACCAGAAAACGCCAAAACCATTGAGTGGCTTTAA
- the ctpB gene encoding carboxyl-terminal processing protease CtpB, whose protein sequence is MNQSAKRHSPLQAALIGGAIASTASLSVFGPVWCHSVRAALQDSPKAIVDEVWQLVNREYVDSSFNRQDWLAIRQSLLNKDYTSRDEAYVAIREALEKLGDPYTRFMDPRQYEALTSQTSGEVSGIGIRMEFNEKTKQLTVVEAIENSPALKAGVKAGDLILAIDGKPTQQMKAEDASKLIRGKSGTMVTLRLGREGQQSFDVKLTRATIEVPTVNYTLKQEGKRRIGYIRLREFSAHASSQMRRAIRNLNAQKVDGFVLDLRSNPGGLLQASIEIARMWLDNGAIVKTVDRKGGSEETKANHTAMTNRPLVILVDNNSASASEILTGALKDNNRAVIVGSQTFGKALVQSVHELTDGSGVAVTIAHYYTPKGTDINHKGIAPDIKLDLTAAQQRQLAANPNLLGTQNDPHYARALSILSTNSLALPVPPKQPLQSLSNSANDLKF, encoded by the coding sequence ATGAATCAATCTGCAAAACGTCACTCGCCGCTCCAAGCAGCCCTGATTGGTGGAGCTATAGCTTCAACTGCCTCTCTTTCTGTATTTGGTCCGGTCTGGTGTCATTCGGTGCGTGCTGCACTTCAAGACAGCCCGAAAGCGATAGTTGATGAAGTCTGGCAACTGGTGAATCGTGAATATGTCGATTCTTCGTTTAACAGACAGGACTGGTTAGCAATTCGCCAGAGTTTGCTAAATAAAGATTATACCTCCCGTGATGAAGCTTATGTTGCTATTCGCGAAGCTTTGGAAAAATTGGGCGATCCTTACACTCGCTTTATGGATCCTCGACAGTACGAAGCCCTGACTAGCCAAACATCCGGGGAAGTCTCTGGAATTGGTATCCGGATGGAATTTAATGAAAAAACCAAGCAGCTCACTGTTGTAGAAGCTATTGAGAATTCTCCGGCGCTAAAAGCCGGCGTAAAAGCCGGAGACCTGATCTTAGCAATTGATGGCAAACCCACTCAACAAATGAAAGCGGAAGATGCCTCTAAGCTCATTCGCGGCAAATCCGGCACTATGGTAACTTTGCGATTGGGACGTGAAGGGCAGCAATCTTTTGACGTAAAACTAACACGAGCAACTATTGAAGTGCCGACAGTAAATTATACCTTAAAGCAAGAAGGTAAGCGGCGAATTGGCTACATCCGTTTGCGGGAGTTTAGCGCTCACGCATCAAGTCAAATGCGGCGGGCTATCCGCAATTTGAATGCTCAAAAAGTTGATGGCTTTGTGTTAGATTTACGCAGCAATCCTGGTGGTTTGTTACAAGCTAGTATTGAAATTGCTCGGATGTGGCTCGACAACGGAGCAATTGTTAAGACTGTAGACCGTAAGGGCGGTAGTGAGGAAACTAAGGCAAATCACACTGCTATGACAAATCGCCCCCTAGTTATATTGGTGGATAATAATTCGGCAAGTGCTAGCGAAATTCTCACAGGAGCACTGAAAGACAATAACCGAGCAGTCATTGTTGGCAGTCAAACTTTTGGAAAAGCTCTAGTACAATCGGTTCACGAACTTACAGATGGTTCTGGTGTCGCTGTCACCATTGCTCATTATTATACACCTAAAGGAACAGATATTAATCACAAGGGAATTGCCCCAGATATTAAATTAGACTTAACAGCAGCACAGCAGCGTCAGTTAGCGGCAAATCCCAATTTGCTGGGAACTCAGAATGACCCCCATTATGCGCGAGCACTTTCCATTCTATCCACTAACAGCCTTGCTCTGCCCGTACCACCAAAACAACCGTTACAGTCGTTGAGTAATAGCGCGAACGATTTGAAATTTTAG
- a CDS encoding YdcF family protein, with translation MKRQVTNSRFNPKTILSGRKWQFLQRLVLGLCLVLASLLVFNTITLISASSKPVDAFFVLGGSIRREIYVAKLAKQYPQIPILISHGSQDPCIWLIFQQEAADQIQNVWLEKCADSTFGNFYYGIPILRHWKVHKVKMITSPTHLPRAKWMAQIFFGARGIWVETEVVQEQGVPGNQESWLKTGLDITRSLLWAGLSPIIQPQCSSVTKLAEVKMDVWQQQGFKCERQGKVGSRE, from the coding sequence ATGAAACGCCAAGTAACAAACAGTAGATTCAACCCAAAGACAATACTGTCCGGGAGAAAGTGGCAATTTTTACAAAGGCTAGTTCTTGGACTTTGCCTTGTACTAGCCAGCCTGCTGGTTTTTAACACTATAACCCTAATTTCTGCGTCCTCCAAGCCAGTAGATGCCTTTTTTGTACTTGGTGGAAGCATAAGACGAGAAATTTATGTTGCCAAATTGGCAAAACAATACCCCCAAATTCCCATCCTTATCTCTCACGGTTCCCAAGACCCCTGTATTTGGTTGATTTTTCAGCAGGAGGCAGCAGACCAAATCCAAAACGTTTGGTTAGAAAAATGTGCAGATTCTACTTTTGGGAATTTTTACTATGGTATTCCAATTTTACGTCATTGGAAAGTGCATAAAGTAAAAATGATTACATCACCTACTCATTTGCCCAGAGCTAAATGGATGGCACAGATTTTCTTTGGTGCTCGAGGTATTTGGGTAGAAACAGAAGTTGTTCAAGAGCAAGGTGTCCCTGGTAATCAAGAGTCTTGGTTGAAAACAGGATTAGATATAACGCGCAGCTTATTATGGGCGGGGTTAAGCCCCATCATTCAACCGCAATGTTCTTCCGTCACAAAACTGGCTGAGGTGAAGATGGATGTTTGGCAACAGCAGGGTTTTAAGTGCGAACGTCAGGGGAAAGTAGGGAGTAGGGAGTAG